In the genome of Chlamydia trachomatis A/HAR-13, one region contains:
- the rplT gene encoding 50S ribosomal protein L20, which translates to MVRATGSVASRSRRKRVLKQAKGFWGDRKGHFRQSRSSVMRAMAFNYMHRKDRKGDFRSLWITRLNVASRIHGLSYSRLINGLKQAGIHLNRKMLSEMAIHDPQGFAVVATQAKLALEAAVQG; encoded by the coding sequence ATGGTAAGAGCAACTGGTTCAGTAGCTTCTAGATCGCGTCGTAAACGCGTTTTAAAACAAGCAAAAGGATTCTGGGGAGATAGAAAGGGACACTTTCGTCAAAGCCGGTCCTCTGTTATGCGGGCTATGGCTTTTAATTACATGCACCGAAAAGATCGTAAAGGTGATTTTCGAAGCCTTTGGATCACTCGTTTGAATGTGGCTTCCAGAATTCATGGATTGTCTTACAGCCGTTTGATCAATGGTCTCAAACAAGCTGGTATTCATTTAAATAGAAAAATGTTGTCTGAGATGGCTATTCATGACCCTCAAGGGTTTGCTGTAGTAGCTACTCAAGCTAAACTCGCTTTGGAAGCAGCTGTTCAGGGATAG
- the nusB gene encoding transcription antitermination factor NusB: MSVMASDKACAPVRASRPFPKQKLRELVLQALYALEIDPEGEDSLVSLLMTEASVSKKNAAYALMFCRAIRANQPDLDALLDATIRTTTLARLTIIERNILRMMLFEHQQNQDCCPVPVAILIAETTRLIKKFSYSEGSSLILAVLGSIFDHPAPALDAPLEPTSMCG; this comes from the coding sequence ATGTCAGTAATGGCTTCTGACAAAGCTTGTGCCCCTGTTCGCGCGAGCCGACCTTTCCCAAAGCAAAAATTACGCGAGCTCGTTTTACAGGCGCTATACGCTCTGGAAATAGATCCAGAAGGAGAGGATTCTCTCGTTAGCCTGCTGATGACCGAAGCTTCTGTTTCAAAAAAGAATGCTGCTTATGCCTTGATGTTTTGTCGAGCAATTCGAGCGAACCAGCCTGATCTAGATGCTTTGCTCGATGCGACCATTCGAACCACAACTCTTGCTCGCTTAACGATTATCGAACGCAATATTCTTCGTATGATGCTCTTTGAGCATCAACAAAACCAAGATTGCTGTCCTGTTCCTGTAGCCATTCTAATAGCAGAAACGACTCGCCTTATTAAAAAATTTAGTTATTCGGAAGGAAGTTCTCTTATCCTTGCCGTTTTGGGTTCTATTTTTGACCACCCAGCCCCAGCCTTAGATGCTCCTCTCGAGCCCACTTCTATGTGTGGTTAA
- a CDS encoding LptF/LptG family permease: MVIWKRYLLSRFWISLSSLFFLAVIFYASIHHSLHAFREGKTAISRAPLQLSLLYYLSQISLKAEFILPQLVAIASTITLFSMQSKREILLLQASGLSLKTLIRPLVISSSLITLLLYANFQWLHPICEKISVTKEHMDKGTLEKAQEKIPALYLKDQTVLIFSSINRRAATLNNVFWIKGPKTIYAIKKLAFTTPSLPIGLEVSYFSEDENHEVSLTQFFDMKEFPELEFSYYDNPFSKIFITGRDCSFSAFLQAIPWHAAKFGLLTTVPQRILSLLTLFYYMLISPLLCIAAVILSAHLCLRFHRLPKITWAYLVPLGTINIFFVVLKAGMVLANNSVLPALQVMFIPAGFMLLITLYAYRKLA; this comes from the coding sequence ATGGTTATCTGGAAACGCTATCTTCTTTCTCGCTTTTGGATTTCGCTCTCTTCTTTATTTTTCCTAGCGGTTATATTTTACGCCTCTATTCATCATTCACTACATGCTTTCCGAGAAGGGAAAACAGCGATTTCCAGAGCTCCTCTGCAGCTTTCTCTGCTTTACTATCTCTCTCAAATCTCTCTAAAAGCAGAATTCATTCTCCCTCAACTCGTTGCAATTGCTTCGACAATTACACTATTTTCCATGCAGAGCAAAAGAGAAATTCTATTACTGCAGGCTTCAGGGCTTTCCCTGAAAACTTTGATTCGTCCACTAGTTATATCTAGTTCCCTAATTACTCTTCTTCTGTATGCGAATTTCCAATGGCTCCATCCGATTTGTGAAAAGATTTCAGTAACTAAAGAGCATATGGACAAAGGCACTTTAGAAAAAGCCCAAGAAAAAATCCCTGCACTCTATCTGAAAGACCAAACTGTTCTTATTTTTTCTTCCATTAATCGCAGAGCTGCTACTCTAAATAACGTGTTTTGGATTAAAGGGCCTAAAACGATCTATGCAATCAAAAAACTTGCATTTACTACTCCATCGCTTCCTATCGGGCTTGAAGTGTCTTATTTTTCCGAAGATGAAAATCACGAAGTGTCTTTGACACAGTTCTTTGACATGAAAGAATTCCCTGAATTGGAATTCAGCTATTACGACAACCCTTTCTCCAAGATTTTCATAACAGGAAGAGATTGTAGTTTCTCTGCATTTTTACAAGCCATTCCTTGGCATGCAGCGAAATTTGGGCTATTAACTACAGTGCCTCAAAGGATCCTATCTTTGCTTACCTTATTTTACTATATGCTCATCTCGCCACTATTATGTATCGCAGCTGTGATCCTGTCTGCCCATCTTTGCTTACGTTTTCATCGGCTCCCCAAAATTACTTGGGCATATCTAGTCCCTCTGGGAACTATTAATATTTTCTTTGTTGTTCTGAAAGCTGGAATGGTTCTCGCTAACAATAGCGTCTTACCGGCTCTCCAGGTGATGTTTATTCCTGCAGGCTTTATGCTTTTAATTACCCTTTATGCTTATCGAAAACTTGCTTAA
- the infC gene encoding translation initiation factor IF-3, with translation MALNLRINRQIRAPRVRVIGSAGEQLGILSIKEALDLAKEANLDLVEVASNSESPVCKIMDYGKYRYDVTKKEKDSKKAQHRVRIKEVKLKPNIDDNDFLTKAKQARAFIEKGNKVKVSCMFRGRELAYPEHGHKVIQRMCQGLEDIGFVESEPKLNGRSLICVIAPGTLKTKKK, from the coding sequence GTGGCTTTAAACCTAAGAATAAATAGGCAGATACGAGCTCCTAGGGTACGTGTAATAGGTTCCGCAGGAGAGCAGCTAGGCATATTGAGTATAAAAGAGGCCCTAGATTTAGCCAAGGAAGCTAATTTAGACCTTGTTGAGGTTGCTTCAAACTCAGAGTCTCCCGTGTGCAAAATCATGGACTATGGGAAGTATCGTTACGACGTAACTAAAAAAGAAAAAGATAGTAAGAAAGCACAGCACCGAGTGCGTATCAAAGAGGTTAAGCTTAAGCCTAATATCGATGATAACGACTTTCTTACGAAAGCGAAGCAAGCTAGAGCCTTTATTGAGAAAGGAAATAAAGTAAAGGTTTCTTGTATGTTTCGGGGGCGAGAGTTGGCTTATCCCGAACACGGGCATAAGGTTATTCAAAGAATGTGTCAGGGCTTAGAGGACATAGGTTTTGTTGAGTCAGAGCCTAAACTGAATGGCCGTTCTTTGATCTGTGTTATTGCTCCGGGAACACTAAAAACTAAGAAAAAATAG
- the tilS gene encoding tRNA lysidine(34) synthetase TilS, protein MITRLFENDKQLEGFFSSLDKKKKYLLALSGGSDSLFLMYLLKSRAIFFTAVHVDYGWRETSYQEASDLAALCEQEQIPFILDRPEATDPMDSRDIENAARRYRYELFYRLCKEKCFSGVFLGHHADDQAETILKRVFEGAHLGNLKGMSAQVMYRDVALLRPLLHIPKHKIVEALDSHQVQYVQDITNCNERFLRARMRERLFPYLQDVFGKNIRDPLLSLAGDSAELREYLDQQTAPFLLRVVDNERGKLLPIEQELLKTPFLAKWVCKQFFLNERLVASKSFLQTVYDHLMTGSTARLRLRNRTVLVKARGVIIESIY, encoded by the coding sequence ATGATAACCCGTTTATTTGAGAATGATAAGCAATTAGAAGGTTTTTTTTCTTCTTTAGACAAGAAAAAAAAATACTTGCTAGCTCTGTCTGGAGGTAGCGATTCTTTGTTTTTGATGTACTTGCTTAAGTCTCGAGCCATTTTCTTTACTGCTGTGCATGTTGATTATGGATGGCGAGAGACTTCTTATCAGGAAGCAAGTGATTTAGCTGCTTTATGTGAACAAGAGCAGATCCCATTTATTTTAGATCGTCCGGAAGCTACAGATCCTATGGATTCTCGTGATATAGAGAATGCAGCGCGACGCTATCGTTATGAATTATTCTATCGGTTATGCAAAGAAAAGTGCTTTTCAGGGGTCTTTCTTGGTCATCATGCGGATGACCAAGCAGAAACGATTCTAAAACGGGTATTCGAAGGTGCCCATCTAGGGAATCTTAAAGGAATGTCTGCACAGGTGATGTACAGAGACGTTGCCTTATTGCGTCCTTTATTACACATTCCTAAGCATAAGATTGTAGAAGCTCTTGATAGTCACCAAGTTCAATATGTTCAAGATATCACAAATTGTAATGAGCGATTTTTGCGTGCACGAATGAGAGAGCGCTTATTTCCTTATTTACAAGATGTTTTCGGGAAAAATATAAGGGACCCTTTGCTTTCATTAGCAGGAGATTCTGCGGAGCTGAGAGAATATTTGGATCAGCAAACAGCTCCTTTTTTGTTACGAGTCGTTGATAATGAGAGAGGGAAATTGTTACCTATAGAGCAAGAGTTACTAAAAACACCGTTTTTAGCTAAATGGGTATGCAAACAGTTTTTCCTGAACGAAAGACTAGTTGCTTCAAAAAGTTTTTTACAAACGGTT
- the pheS gene encoding phenylalanine--tRNA ligase subunit alpha produces the protein MTIQEELEAIKQQFSCDVSLAHSSKDLFDVKVKYLGKKGIFRGFADQLRKCPIEQKATVGASINACKQYVEEVLLERGKAVLAKEEAEEFLKEKIDISLPGSEEAALGGKHVIKKVLDDVVDIFVRFGFCVREAPNIESEKNNFSLLNFEGDHPARQMQDTFYLDPTTVLRTHTSNVQSRELARNKPPVRIVAPGECFRNEDVSARSHVIFHQVEAFCVDKDISFSDLTSMLAGFYHIFFGRKVELRFRHSYFPFVEPGIEVDISCECHGAGCSLCKHSGWLEVAGAGMIHPNVLRKASIDPEEYSGYALGMGIERLAMLKYGISDIRLFSENDLRFLRQFS, from the coding sequence ATGACAATTCAAGAGGAACTTGAGGCTATTAAACAGCAGTTTAGTTGTGATGTAAGCCTTGCGCATTCTTCTAAAGATCTTTTCGATGTGAAAGTAAAATACCTGGGAAAGAAGGGAATCTTTCGCGGTTTTGCTGATCAGTTGAGGAAGTGTCCTATAGAGCAGAAAGCGACTGTTGGCGCTTCCATTAACGCTTGTAAGCAATACGTGGAGGAAGTTTTACTCGAGAGAGGCAAGGCCGTTTTGGCTAAAGAAGAAGCAGAAGAGTTCCTTAAGGAGAAGATAGATATCAGTTTACCTGGTAGCGAAGAAGCTGCTCTTGGTGGTAAGCATGTTATCAAGAAAGTCCTTGATGATGTTGTAGATATCTTTGTTCGCTTTGGATTTTGTGTTCGGGAAGCTCCTAATATCGAAAGTGAAAAAAACAATTTTTCTCTTCTTAATTTCGAAGGAGATCATCCTGCTCGACAGATGCAGGATACTTTCTATTTGGATCCCACCACGGTCTTGCGTACGCACACGTCGAATGTGCAGTCTCGGGAGTTAGCGAGAAACAAACCTCCTGTTAGAATTGTCGCTCCAGGAGAGTGTTTCCGTAATGAAGACGTTTCTGCGCGTTCGCATGTGATTTTTCACCAAGTAGAGGCTTTCTGTGTAGATAAAGATATTTCTTTTTCAGACTTGACATCGATGTTGGCAGGGTTTTACCATATCTTCTTTGGACGCAAAGTGGAGTTGCGGTTTAGACACAGCTATTTCCCTTTTGTCGAGCCAGGGATCGAGGTAGACATTTCTTGTGAATGTCATGGAGCCGGATGTTCTTTGTGTAAGCATTCTGGTTGGTTGGAAGTTGCTGGAGCAGGAATGATTCATCCGAATGTCTTGCGTAAGGCAAGCATTGATCCAGAAGAGTATTCTGGGTATGCCTTGGGGATGGGTATAGAGCGTCTCGCGATGCTCAAGTACGGTATTTCCGATATTCGATTGTTTAGTGAGAACGATTTGCGGTTTTTACGACAATTTTCTTAA
- the murB gene encoding UDP-N-acetylmuramate dehydrogenase gives MTDSFPFSVQESVPLSRFSTFRIGGPARYFKELTSVSEALTVFSYLHTHPLPYIIIGKGSNCLFDDQGFDGLVLYNNIQGQEFLSDTQIKVLSGSSFALLGKRLSSQGFSGLEFAVGIPGTVGGAVFMNAGTTLANTASSLINVEIIDHSGILLSIPREKLLFSYRTSPFQKKPAFIASATFQLTKDPQAAKRAKALIEERILKQPYEYPSAGCIFRNPEGLSAGALIDRAGLKGLKIGGGQISEKHGNFIINTGNACTADILELIEIIQKTLKKQGISLHKEVRIIPFRL, from the coding sequence ATGACCGACTCTTTCCCTTTTTCTGTTCAAGAATCTGTTCCATTAAGCCGCTTTTCCACTTTTCGCATTGGAGGGCCTGCTCGCTACTTTAAGGAATTAACCTCTGTGAGTGAGGCTTTAACCGTCTTTTCCTATCTCCACACCCACCCCTTGCCCTATATTATTATTGGAAAAGGATCCAATTGCCTTTTTGATGATCAAGGATTTGATGGCCTTGTCTTGTATAATAATATCCAAGGACAAGAGTTCCTCTCGGATACACAAATCAAGGTCCTTTCAGGATCTTCCTTTGCTCTGTTAGGGAAGAGGCTTTCTTCTCAAGGATTTTCGGGATTAGAATTTGCCGTAGGAATCCCAGGAACCGTTGGTGGAGCTGTGTTTATGAATGCTGGCACTACTCTAGCTAACACAGCCTCTTCTCTCATCAACGTAGAAATTATTGACCATTCAGGAATTTTACTTTCGATACCTAGGGAAAAGCTTCTTTTTTCCTATCGGACTTCCCCTTTTCAAAAAAAACCAGCTTTTATTGCCTCAGCGACATTTCAGCTAACTAAGGATCCTCAGGCTGCTAAACGAGCTAAAGCTTTAATAGAAGAACGCATTCTAAAACAACCCTACGAATACCCTTCCGCAGGCTGTATCTTCCGGAATCCTGAAGGCTTGTCTGCAGGAGCACTTATTGATCGAGCTGGATTAAAAGGGTTGAAGATAGGAGGCGGGCAGATATCTGAAAAACATGGCAATTTCATTATTAATACCGGAAATGCCTGTACCGCAGACATCCTAGAGCTTATCGAGATCATTCAAAAAACTCTTAAAAAACAAGGTATTTCCTTACATAAAGAAGTCCGTATCATCCCCTTTCGCCTCTAG
- a CDS encoding LptF/LptG family permease, with protein MPILWKVLIFRYLKTTVFCTLSLICISIISSLQEIVSYIAKDVPYATVFKVTAYQIPYLLPFILPASCFISAFTLFRKLSDNNQITFLKASGASQGMIIFPVLIASGVLCCFNFYTCSELASICRFQTGKEIANIAMTSPALLLQTLQKKENDRIFIAIDHCGKSKFDNVVIALKHNQEISNIGFIETIIPDVNKDSVQAKNVLVISKIPLFSEARTSNPNEFYLETLDEFLIPKITATLFAGKSYMKTRTDYLPWKQLIQDARLHLAEILRRIAIGLLCSTMTFSGLALGTYKPRFRKPVLIYALFPILNLIFLIVGKNTIHPISAVMLFLFPQLLSWLIFSWRIYTENQGHA; from the coding sequence ATGCCTATTCTATGGAAAGTTCTTATTTTCCGTTATTTAAAAACCACAGTTTTCTGTACGCTTAGCCTAATCTGCATTTCTATCATCAGTTCTCTGCAAGAAATTGTCAGTTATATTGCTAAAGATGTTCCTTATGCGACAGTTTTTAAAGTCACTGCCTACCAAATTCCCTATCTCCTTCCCTTTATACTCCCAGCATCTTGCTTTATCTCGGCCTTTACCTTATTTCGTAAACTCTCCGATAATAACCAAATTACCTTTTTAAAAGCTTCTGGAGCTTCTCAAGGAATGATTATCTTCCCTGTTTTGATTGCTTCAGGAGTATTATGTTGCTTCAATTTCTATACATGTTCCGAGTTAGCTTCGATTTGCCGCTTTCAAACAGGGAAAGAAATCGCAAATATCGCTATGACATCCCCGGCACTTTTGTTACAAACCTTGCAGAAAAAAGAAAACGATCGCATATTCATTGCGATAGATCACTGTGGGAAAAGTAAATTTGACAATGTAGTTATTGCTTTAAAACACAATCAAGAGATATCCAATATTGGTTTCATTGAGACGATTATTCCTGATGTGAATAAAGATTCTGTTCAGGCGAAAAATGTCCTAGTCATTTCCAAAATCCCTCTCTTTTCAGAGGCTCGCACATCTAATCCCAATGAGTTCTATCTAGAAACTCTGGATGAATTCCTTATTCCGAAAATTACAGCCACGCTATTCGCTGGGAAATCGTATATGAAAACTCGTACAGACTATTTGCCTTGGAAACAGTTAATCCAAGATGCTCGTTTGCATTTAGCAGAAATACTCCGTAGAATTGCTATCGGCCTATTATGTAGTACTATGACTTTCTCTGGATTAGCCCTAGGAACTTATAAGCCACGTTTCCGTAAGCCCGTGCTAATTTATGCCTTATTCCCTATACTGAATCTCATTTTCCTTATCGTAGGGAAAAATACTATCCATCCAATTTCAGCTGTAATGCTGTTTCTCTTTCCACAGCTCCTCTCATGGCTTATTTTTTCTTGGAGAATATACACTGAAAATCAGGGGCATGCATAG
- the rpmI gene encoding 50S ribosomal protein L35 — translation MPKMKSNKSVAARFKLTGSGQLKRTRPGKRHKLSKRSSQQKRNLSKQPLVDQGQVGMYKRMMLV, via the coding sequence ATGCCCAAGATGAAAAGCAATAAGTCCGTTGCGGCGCGTTTCAAATTGACTGGTTCTGGTCAATTAAAAAGAACTCGTCCGGGGAAAAGACACAAATTATCAAAAAGATCTTCGCAACAGAAACGCAACCTGTCTAAACAGCCTTTAGTGGATCAAGGTCAGGTGGGCATGTATAAGCGAATGATGCTCGTTTAA